From the Candidatus Bathyarchaeota archaeon genome, the window TGACTCCAATTAAACCGCACGCTTCACGCCTTGTGGTGCTCCCCCGCCAATTCCTTTAAGTTTCAGCCTTGCGGCCGTACTCCCCAGGCGGCGGGCTTAATGCCTTCGCTGCGGCACTAGAGTGGCTCGTAGCCACCCTAACACCTAGCCCGCATCGTTTACGGCTGGGACTACCCGGGTATCTAATCCGGTTCGCTCCCCCAGCTTTCGTCCCTCACCGTCGAGCTCGTTCTAGCCGACAGCCTTCGCCACTGGTGGTCCTCCCGGAATTATAGGATTTCACCCCTACTCCGAGAATACCGTCGGCCTCTCCCGTCCCCTAGCCCAACAGTATCCCCCGCAGTCCAACGATTGAATCGCTGGATTTAACGGAGGACTTGTTAAGCCGGCTACGGACGCTTTAAGCCCAATAAACATCCCTACCACTCGGAGAGCTGGTATTACCGCGGCGGCTGACACCAGACTTGCCCTCTCCTTATTCCTCCAGCTCCTTACACTGGAGAAAAGCCATCCTCAGCGGACGGCACTCGGGATAGCCCCGTCACACTTTCGTGTATTGCGGAGTTTTCGCGACTGCTGCGCCCCGTAGGGCCTGGACCCTTGTCTCAGTGTCCATCTCCGGGCTACCGCTCCCGCGGCCCGTACCGGTAAAAGGCTTGGTGAGCCGTTACCTCGCCAACAACCTGATCGGCTGCGGCCCCATCCTTAGGCGATGTCAAAAGCATGATTTAAACGTCTTTTGGGCGTGGATCCATTCCAGAAGCCCACGCCTATCAGGGATTAGCCCCAGTTTCCCGGGGTTATCTCTGTCCTAAGGGCAGGTTAGCCACATGTTACTGAGCCGTGTGCCGCGTCTCTTTCATAGCTGAGAGACGCACAACTAACATGTCTTAGTCCCATCCCGATAGCAGTAGGGTCCGGCAGGATCAACCGGATTTATGATGTGTTGGGAGTTTCTTGCCGCTTTTGCTGTGGGTTGGATTTGGGGGGTGGTTTTTGTGTGCGCTAAGCCTATGTTAGACCTAACCTCTGTTATCAGGTCTCCATTTTTTGTCCCCGTAACTGGAGGTCAACCGTTTGGGTCATCCGTAGGGCGTTTTTAAGCGCCTTTAGTGTCTGGGTTGACGCCGCCGCCGGAAGAGTTACGGGGCGTGTTTTTAACGTTGATAGCGATGACTAGTCGCTAAAGGAAATCAGAGGAGGGATTTCCCAATATAAAGATTGTGACTGTGGCTAATAAAACTAGCTCTTCGAAAATGTGTGTCATCCTACTGCCTGCAGTCAATGACAGTCAAAAAGACTTTGATATAGAGGATGTGTTTCCACTGAATATATATGCCAAAGCATTCCAGAATGTTCAGGGAAGATTTCTTAACCTCACTTCTGAACAGGTCCAAGATGCACTCCAAAAGGGAAAGGGCAAAGTCAATAATAAAGCGAGCAGTCTACTAAAGAAATCCAAAACCAAATACAAACTCGATAAAATCCAAATAGCCTATGAGATACTTAGACTGATAAGTCAAGAAAAAGAGCTAGATGATGTGTTGATTAAGAATTTCGATAAACTATTTGATGAGTTACATAAGATAATTGGTCTATATGAACGCTAAGAAAGGGATATTCTTGGGTGAAGATAGAGTCGATAAAGCAATAAAAGATTTCATTGTGATACCCGTAATAGTCTTGATAGGGTTTTATGTAACCGCCGCCATCATTGACAGCTTTCTTCATCTAAACAGCGAGACTTTTAAAATAATCTTTACTGGGGTCGGCGGTGTTGGGTTCTTCATAGTTTACTTAAAAAGGAAAATGTCTGGGTTGTAGGACATATTGGCTACTCGAATCCCCCCACTTGTTGAAGACATCTTCAAAATCAAAGAACTGGAAAAACCTATCTATCTTTTGAGAAGCGAATAGATGCCTAGCAATTCCTTGGTTGAAAAGCCATAACCTTTAAAGTTTTGTCGGAGTCTTCTTTTATAATGGAAGCGACCCTAGACTTCATAGCTTGCTTACACCAAACAAGTTTTGGAGTTTTAGGGTTCGCTTCCGCTTTGACTTCTCAGAAAATCGAGCCATATGTAGCTTGGCAAGGTTGACTTGGTGCGTTTGTGAAATTTATATTATGATTGAGCATTTAATCTAAAGAGGGTGATAGTCATAAGAAATCCAGAATGCTTCAAATGTGGTGCGGAATCTTCGAAGTTCCTTATCTGGATGCATCCTACTGGCGAGGGTGAAATGATAATTCTATTCTGCAACGAATGTGGTGCAGTTCAAGAAGTAACAATGAAGCAAAGCTAGATTAGGTTTAATCAACTGATTAAGCTTTCAAGGGTTAGATATATTCGAAGTTTTCGCACTAATCCAGAGTTTCAAACGGAGTTGATACTTCCACTGTTCCTGATAGCAACGCGACTAGTAGCAAAGTTTACAGAAGAAAACCTTCAAAGTAGCCACAGGTAACATCCATTTCTGAAAGGGTTAAAAGCTCCAATGCAGTTGCTACTGTAATCGTGAAAAAATGTTCAGCACCAAACTCGACCCACACATTTTCTTGATAGACCTCAAACCAGCCGGCTTTAGCCACTTCATCGCCTCTTACGTACTAAAAGCAAAGAAAACGGCAATCATTGAAACTGGACCTACTGCAACTATTCCAAACTTGTTGGCTGGATTGAGAGAGATAGAAGTAGACGCCAAAGATGTTGATTACGTGGCGGTTTCCCACATCCATCTTGACCACGGCGGAGGTGCAGGCACACTTCTTAGCCACTTGCCAAAGGCGAAGCTTATCGTTCACAAAAGAGGGGCTCCCCATATCGCAGACCCCGCAAGGTTGTGGAGCCAATCGAAGCAAGTGTTAGGCAAAGTTGCTGAACTCTATGAAGAGCCTGTGTCCGTTATTAAAGAGCGGATAATAGTTGCCAAAGATAGAATGACAGTTGATTTAGGCGAAGGTGTTGAATTAAAGGCTATAGAAACTCTTGGCCACGCATCCCACCATCAAAGTTTCTACGAAAAAAGAAGCAAAGGCGTCTTTCCAGGTGATACTGCTGGAATTTACATCCCCGAATTCAAAACAATCACACCGACAACTCCGCCGCCTTTTCATTTAGAAACGGCGTTAGCTTCCATTGAAAAACTGAAGCAGCTAAAACCTAAGCTATTATATTATTCGCATTTTGGCCGAGCAACAGACGCCTTGGAAAAACTACAGACACATGCTGATCAGCTGAGACTTTGGGCGAATGTTGTGGCTGAAAAAATGAAGGAAGGAGCAACTATAGAAGAAATAAAAGAGGAAATCGCAAACAGGGATTCCGAAGTACACAAGGTAAAAAGTTACATTAAAACTCACCCCATCATGGGCAGAGGCACCTTTTCGCAAAACATTCAAGGCTTCATAGAATATTTCAAGTATAAGGAAAGACAACATTAGCAATTGCCTATTTGAAAATCTTTGGCTTCTACACCAAAATTACTTATATTTCGCCTTCCACTCACATTCCATAAAGTGAAAAAGCTTGAACAAACCAAAACGACGAGGACGCCCAACCTACAACGTGCCACTCGAAAAACTTGACAACTACTCGTGGCGCATCCCACAAAAATACAAACTAGGCATGCGCGTTCCAGGCATAGTCTTTGCAGATGAAGAACTGCTGGAAAAAATGAAGACAGACAGAACACTGGAACAGAGCGCTAACGTCGCTCATTTACCAGGCATATACAAGTACTCCGTAACCTTGCCAGACGGTCATGAAGGATACGGCTTCCCCATCGGAGGAGTAGCCGCAACAGACTACGAGGAAGGAGTGATAAGCCCTGGAGGAGTAGGATACGACATAAACTGCGGCGTAAGACTACTAACAACAAACCTCAGCGAACAAGACATACAACCCAAGCTAAAAGAGTTAACAAACACAATTTTCAACAATGTTCCATGCGGTCTCGGTAGCCGCAGAAAAGACTTCCGAATCAAAACCAACGAACTCGACAGACTAGCAGAAGAAGGGAGTTTTTGGCTGGTGGAGCAGGGAATGGGGCGGAAAGAAGACATTGAACACTGCGAAGAAAACGGTCACATGAAAACAGCGAACCCAGATAAAGTTTCAACCACAGCGAAAAACCGAGGAGCCACCCAGATTGGCACTTTAGGATCAGGCAACCACTTCCTTGAAATTGAAAAAGTCGGCAAAATCTACAACCCTGACGTGGCAAAAGCCTTCGGCATAAACGAGGAAGGACAAGTCACCGTCATGATTCATTGCGGTTCTCGCGGGTATGGGCATCAAATATGCTCCGACTATCTTCGTGTAATGGAGCGAGCGGTGCACAAATATAAGATTAATCTGCCTGACCGAGAGCTTGCATGTGCACATGGGAAAACAAAAGAAGCCGAAGACTATTTCAAAGCAATGTCATGTGCGGTTAACTATGCCTTCTCTAACCGCCAAGCAATAACGCATTGGGTGAGACAGAGCTTTGAACAGGTTTTTAGGCAGCCGGCAGAAACGTTTGGTCTCCAACTGGTTTATGACGTAGCACACAACATTGCCAAGATTGAGGAACACCGTGTTAATGGTCAACGTAAGAAGGTTTGGATTCATCGGAAAGGGGCGACAAGAGCTTTTCCACCTAATAACCCAGCTGTGCCAATTGACTACCGCAATTTTGGGCAGCCTGTCCTTATCCCCGGCAGTATGGGTTCAAGCTCGTGGCTTCTTGTTGGTGCAGCAAAGGCTATGGAAGTGTCTTTCGGCTCGACGGCTCATGGAGCGGGTAGGATGATGAGTCGGTCGGCGGCAAAACGGAGGTTTTGGGGTGGCGACGTAAAAAGGGCTTTGGAGAAGCGTGGAATGGTTGTTCGAGCGGCAAGCGTTGTGGTTCTTGCAGAGGAAGCTGATCCTGCTTATAAGAATGTGGATAGGGTGGTAGAGGTAAGCGACAAGGTGGGAATTGCTACACGTGTGGCAAGGCTGTTGCCAATAGCCGTGGTGAAAGGCTAGAAATACTTTTTGTTTTCTTTTTTTTGGGGGTGAAGCTACAGAAATAATATATAGTCTTAGACTGCACAAGAGTCTGTTTGTGAAGAGTTATGTCAACAGGTTTTGAAAGAATTGGAAGCGACTCTCGGCTTCAAGATCATTGGATAAAGAGGCTTGTTGCTTTTATTATCGATAGCATAATTGTGTGGATAGGTACTCTAATCATCGCAGCGATTATCACTATACCTCTTATTATAATAGCAGCAGTAGCAGGCTTGCCTTGGTTTATATTTAACCCTTTTGTATTCCCGTTTTTCGCAGGAGTCTTAAGCGTCTTATACTTCGCCTTTTTTGAATCTTCTTATGGATGGACTTTCGGCAAGAAAATCATGAACCTAAAAACCGTAAAACTGGGCGGTCAAATGCCTCCTTTAGATGCAGCGTTTATCAGAAATGTAAGCAAGATTTACTGGATTTTAGTTCTCATAGACGTAATTATTGGTTTAGCAACGCCAGGTGATCCGCATCAAAGAGTAAGTGACCGCATGGCTAGGACTACTGTTGTTTTAACAACTGCAAGTCCATCACCACCTCCACCGCCAACTTCATAAGAACACTCAAAGAGACAAGTCATATGAAAGTTTCAATTAAAGACATTACAGAGGATGGTATCAAAGAAATCCCCGAACCATGTAGAACTTGTTTATACTGGGAAAAACCAGCTTTTGAAAAAGGCAGACAGAAAGTGGCGCAAACAGAAAAAGAAAAGTATGCAACGATGAAAGCCGCTTGGTTTCTCAAAACACTAAAAGAGTTTGGAAACTGCGGCAAAATAATACACGCTGACAACAAACCAGTAGGATACGCTCAATACTCCACCTCAAACAGATTCCCAAACGTCCAAGAATACGGATCCAAAAAGTTAGGAACAGCAAAGGAAAGTATTGTTTTCATCTCTTGTCTATACATCAGCGACGAAAGCTTTCGCGGGAAAAACCTAGGCGAAAAACTTCTTGATCAAGTAATCGCTGACTTGAGAAAACACGGTTTCAAGGCTGTCGAAACCTTTGCTAGAAAGGGCTCAGCGAACAATCCTTCTGGACCCATCAAGCTTTATCTGAGAAAAGGATTCCACGTTGAAGAGGAAATAAACTCGGATTTTGCCCTTGTTAGGCTGAACCTTTAGGTTTGTTTGCTTCTAACGAAATGAAACAGATACTCCTGAGCGTATCCAGCATATTTTCCGAAATAGTCTCGAGCAAACGAGCCTATCTTGTTATACTCTTTTGTGGATAGTGAGGTTTTCTCCGAGATTCTACTGATGAACGACGCATCATAATGGTTCGCGTAATGCTTCTGAATTATGCGTTTCATCCAAACATCTACGGGAAACGCTTCCAGCTTCTCAAGAGAGAAAAGCAAAACACAGTCAGCCACTTTGTTTCCGACGCCGGGAAGCCGTAGCAGTTCGTCTTTAGCTGTCTCATAATCAATCTTTTTCAGTGTTTCAAAATCAACTTTATTACAGTCGACCATTCTTGCTGTTTCTCGAACTCGTTTTGCCCGAAATCCTAGTTTGCATTTTCTAAGCTCATTCAGAGTGGCGTTTGCTAGCACATTAGGTTCTGGAAACGTGTAAGAAACGTGGTTTTCGAAAGCAATTTCATCTCCAAACCGTTTTGACAATTCGAAAATCATGTCTTTGATGGTGGGTATGCTCTTGTAAGTGGCGCATATGTATGAGATCAGGCATTCCCAAGGATTTTGTCTTGCTATGTGTAGTCCGGGAAATGCCTGAACGGCGCTTTCTGTCAAAGAGTCCCGGCTGATCTCAGAAATTATCTGCGGTAGATTGTCGTCTAATCGAAAATAGTTCCTTATGAAGTCAACATTTGTGCCTTCAAATTCGAGAACGTTATTTGTCTGTCGCACTTTGGAAATTTGATGCTTAACAATGCCATACCACCAGTCTTCCTTTTTCTCCCATCTAAACAGTTGTCCACACTGTAGAGTATTCTCTAAATCAAAAGGTCTAAAATGTTTGTTCAGCTTTAGCTCCATAGGTTTTTCAGTGTTGTTGAAGGAGATAGACTAATAAATGTTCTTAGCGTTGTTTCGATTCTTGTTAATGTAATGAAAACTTGAGTCTTGAATTAAGAGGGCAATTTGAAATGGTGAAGAACATTAGCATTTTTGGCCTTGAAGGGCTTCCGCTGATAAAGGCGGGTGACGACTTAGCTAGCTTGATTGTCTCAGCAGCAAAGAATAACAATGTCGAGATTGAAGACGGAGACATTTTGATCGTTGCACAAAAGGTGATTTCCAAAGCCGAAGACCGTGTAGTCCAGCTAGACATGGTGAAACCTTCTGAAAGAGCGTTAGGAATTGCAGAAAAGACAGGAAGAAACCCAAAACTTGTGGAGTTGGTTTTACGTGAATCAAAGCGTTTTCTGAAAGCTTCACGGCAAATACTTATAGTTGAAGACCAACGAGACATCGTTAACATAAATGCGGGAATAGACAAATCAAATGTAAAAGGCTCAAATCACTACGCACTCCTACCTGTAGATCCCGACGAGTCTGCTAGAAGTTTACGTTCCCGTATTAAGAAGCTAACTGGCAAAAACGTCGGAATCATCATATCCGACACATATAGTCGCGCTTTCCGACGGGGACAAGTTAATTTCGCAATTGGTCTAGCTGGGATTGACCCGTTCGTTGATTATCGTGGCACAGAGGACTTGTTCGGCTATGTCATGCGAGTCAAATTCAGCGCGGTTGCTGATGAATTAGCTAGTGCTGCAGAACTTATTATGGGAGAAGGAAAAGAGGCGATGCCCGTTGTAATTGTTAAAGGATTAAATCGGATAAGTTTCCGTGAAGACTCCTCTTTCAGAGATTTGGTTATCGATGAAAAGGAAGACTTGTTTAAGAATGTCTGGTAGCCACTTTAAGCATGGACAGCAAACATATAAACCACAAAACCAATGAACAACCTAAAACCGAAAGGTGCCAAACCAAGTGAAATGTAAGCAATGTAACGCCGAAACCTACATGCCCTTTAAATGCCCCTACTGCGACCAATATTTCTGCGTCGAGCACCGCCTGCCCGAAAATCATGATTGTCCAGAATACTGGCGTGCCCGAGCCCCAAGAGAACAGCCAGCAAAAACGCTGAAGACAGCAAAGACTGAACCTTCATACCAGTATTCTGTCACTATGATGCCTCCGCAAAAGAGGGGCAGAGTCATATGGTTCAGCACAACAGAACTTAAACACTTGGCGGTTGGAACCTTGCTTGTAATGGGCGTAGGTGCATCTCTGTTTCTGTTTGACTTTTCCCTAACAGCTGTAGCATCCTTAGCTATAGTCCTTACTTTTTCTTTTCTCGTACACGAGATAGCCCACAAAATAGCTGCACAGCATCAAGGATTATGGGCAGAATTTCGACTAACTCCTATAGGAGCCTTAATCACCCTAATCTCTATCTTTGCACCGTTATTCAAGATTATTTCTCCAGGCGCTGTTATGATTGCAGGTCTAGGCGACAGAGAAACAATAGGGAAAACTGCGTTTGCGGGGCCTTTAACAAACATTACTCTCGCTACGCTATTCCTTATAACTGGCTTAATAAGCAGCATAATCTATCCAAACCCGGTTTTAGTGTTTGTTGCGGTTTTTGGAGCGTGGATAAACTCTTTCATAGCCGTCTTTAACCTAATCCCTTTCGGTATAATGGATGGCTACAAAATTTTCAGGTGGAACAAGATTATGTGGACGTTAAACTTTTCTGTTTCGATTATACTAGCAATTTTAAGCCTTGTCTTTTTGTTTTTATGAAAAAATACTACAAGAAACAAAAGGCAACTCGTCAACGACACTAAACATCGCGTGCGGCAGAATACATTAAAAAATATACTAAGCTATACTAACAATGGGTTGAATATGATGTTACACATCTTAGAGCGAAGCTTGCATAAGAAGACGAATCAGGCAGATCTGGTTCAGCTACGGGGTCAGGAAAGAAATCTGACCACTTGCATGGTCAAGAATGGAATTATAGAGAGATTCTCACAGATCAGTTTAAGTGGAGCTGGCGCTCGGGCTTTTGTGGATGGCAAGTCTTGGGGTTTTAGTTCAACAAATACGCTTGATTCTGAGAGCGTTTTACAGACAATAAATAGCGCGATAAACTTGGCAAAGACATCTTCAAAGTCGAAACGAAGGAAGATACAGCTTGAGACTCCCAAGAAAGTTGTGGCAGACAGATCGATACCGATTAAAAAATCTCCCAAGGATCTCTTACCACCAGAAATCGTGAAAATCCCTTTAGAAGCCTACAAAGGTGCAAAGGACGTGGGATCCAACGTGGCGGATATTAAAGCCACATATATTTGCATTGAAGACGACAAATACTTTCTTAATTCGGAAGGATCACGCCTTCATCAAGAAACAACTCGCGTACTACTGTTTGTCGATGTCATAGCGAAATGCAATGGGCTGCTTTGTCCTGCCTCTGAAAACCTTGGTCACACAGGAGGATTAGAGCTTTTCGACAAGACTACGCCATATTCTCTGGGAAAAGACGTGGCGGCCACGGCAGTCCAACTTATTAAAGCAAAGGCACCACCATCGGGAAAGTTTCGAGTAGTTATACATCCTACTTTGTGCGCTACTATGCTTCACGAAGCTATTGGGCATCCGCTGGAAGCGGACTTGGCCATGTCTGGAGGAGGTTTTGGCAATTGCCTTGGCAAGGGTGTCTCATCTGAACTTGTTACAATTTATGATTCTGGTCAGGTACCCAACGGTTTGGGTTATTTCGTGTTTGATGATGAAGGTGTAGAATCTAAACGCACTGACCTTATCAAGAATGGGGTGTTGAAATCTTTTATGCATGATATGACAAGTGCAGCCCTTGCAGATGTGCATCCAACTGGGAATGCTCATGCTTGGGATTACAGTGTGGAGCCCTTAATTAGGCAAACCAACATCGGTCTTGAAGCT encodes:
- a CDS encoding MBL fold metallo-hydrolase; its protein translation is MFSTKLDPHIFLIDLKPAGFSHFIASYVLKAKKTAIIETGPTATIPNLLAGLREIEVDAKDVDYVAVSHIHLDHGGGAGTLLSHLPKAKLIVHKRGAPHIADPARLWSQSKQVLGKVAELYEEPVSVIKERIIVAKDRMTVDLGEGVELKAIETLGHASHHQSFYEKRSKGVFPGDTAGIYIPEFKTITPTTPPPFHLETALASIEKLKQLKPKLLYYSHFGRATDALEKLQTHADQLRLWANVVAEKMKEGATIEEIKEEIANRDSEVHKVKSYIKTHPIMGRGTFSQNIQGFIEYFKYKERQH
- a CDS encoding RDD family protein encodes the protein MSTGFERIGSDSRLQDHWIKRLVAFIIDSIIVWIGTLIIAAIITIPLIIIAAVAGLPWFIFNPFVFPFFAGVLSVLYFAFFESSYGWTFGKKIMNLKTVKLGGQMPPLDAAFIRNVSKIYWILVLIDVIIGLATPGDPHQRVSDRMARTTVVLTTASPSPPPPPTS
- a CDS encoding GNAT family N-acetyltransferase → MKVSIKDITEDGIKEIPEPCRTCLYWEKPAFEKGRQKVAQTEKEKYATMKAAWFLKTLKEFGNCGKIIHADNKPVGYAQYSTSNRFPNVQEYGSKKLGTAKESIVFISCLYISDESFRGKNLGEKLLDQVIADLRKHGFKAVETFARKGSANNPSGPIKLYLRKGFHVEEEINSDFALVRLNL
- the cofE gene encoding coenzyme F420-0:L-glutamate ligase, which codes for MVKNISIFGLEGLPLIKAGDDLASLIVSAAKNNNVEIEDGDILIVAQKVISKAEDRVVQLDMVKPSERALGIAEKTGRNPKLVELVLRESKRFLKASRQILIVEDQRDIVNINAGIDKSNVKGSNHYALLPVDPDESARSLRSRIKKLTGKNVGIIISDTYSRAFRRGQVNFAIGLAGIDPFVDYRGTEDLFGYVMRVKFSAVADELASAAELIMGEGKEAMPVVIVKGLNRISFREDSSFRDLVIDEKEDLFKNVW
- a CDS encoding TldD/PmbA family protein, encoding MHKKTNQADLVQLRGQERNLTTCMVKNGIIERFSQISLSGAGARAFVDGKSWGFSSTNTLDSESVLQTINSAINLAKTSSKSKRRKIQLETPKKVVADRSIPIKKSPKDLLPPEIVKIPLEAYKGAKDVGSNVADIKATYICIEDDKYFLNSEGSRLHQETTRVLLFVDVIAKCNGLLCPASENLGHTGGLELFDKTTPYSLGKDVAATAVQLIKAKAPPSGKFRVVIHPTLCATMLHEAIGHPLEADLAMSGGGFGNCLGKGVSSELVTIYDSGQVPNGLGYFVFDDEGVESKRTDLIKNGVLKSFMHDMTSAALADVHPTGNAHAWDYSVEPLIRQTNIGLEAGDYSQEEMIEGIKEGLFLEGTFGGQADVNADFTFGFQKAKWIKNGRLTEDLRGANVAGNAIEVFKTIDAIGKEAVLRPGACGKFQFAVQGRVAPLIRCEIMIGGMGSA
- a CDS encoding RtcB family protein, coding for MPLEKLDNYSWRIPQKYKLGMRVPGIVFADEELLEKMKTDRTLEQSANVAHLPGIYKYSVTLPDGHEGYGFPIGGVAATDYEEGVISPGGVGYDINCGVRLLTTNLSEQDIQPKLKELTNTIFNNVPCGLGSRRKDFRIKTNELDRLAEEGSFWLVEQGMGRKEDIEHCEENGHMKTANPDKVSTTAKNRGATQIGTLGSGNHFLEIEKVGKIYNPDVAKAFGINEEGQVTVMIHCGSRGYGHQICSDYLRVMERAVHKYKINLPDRELACAHGKTKEAEDYFKAMSCAVNYAFSNRQAITHWVRQSFEQVFRQPAETFGLQLVYDVAHNIAKIEEHRVNGQRKKVWIHRKGATRAFPPNNPAVPIDYRNFGQPVLIPGSMGSSSWLLVGAAKAMEVSFGSTAHGAGRMMSRSAAKRRFWGGDVKRALEKRGMVVRAASVVVLAEEADPAYKNVDRVVEVSDKVGIATRVARLLPIAVVKG